The following nucleotide sequence is from Penicillium digitatum chromosome 5, complete sequence.
TGGACGCTGGCGGTCTTGCTCAAATGTCTTACAATTCTTCCTTCAATAATGGCAGTTCCCTGGGTGTGCCAGGGTCTGGCTTCGCCTCACGCGGCAAAGGTTCTCACATCAAGCGCTTGAGTATGCCTCCCCAGGTTGCTACCATCGACGAGTCCCAGACATCGGCATCTGTCTCTACTCCACGTACCAGTCGCTCTCATCTTTTGGCCGGACTGCGCACTGCTCCCAAGTCTGCAACAATCCCCTCTGGACATCAGCAGCGGAATGGAATGGAAGGTGCTCAGTTCACTGGGTATTCCAACCGAGGGACCGACAGGGTCCCACAAACTGCGACCGGAACCGGATTCCCACGGCACAACTACACCACGAGTCAGAACGCGAACTCGCTCCGCAACAACTCGCCTCACAATCGCATGATGTATACTATGCCGGAGCAGGTACTTGCACCTCCGACGCTTGAGATGGCCGGTGGCGATATTCCACTCGATGAGAATATGTATGCGGAATTGATGTCAACCAACCTGTTCCTTGCTGCGCAGCAGCAACGCTTGCAACAGCAGTTGATCAGTGTGACTGCTGCAGCTCAACAATTCCAAGGCCTCAATCTTGGGATGTCCGTTCCTCGACAGCAACAGCTTCCTTCCCTCTCCATCCCTGGTATGGGATTTTATCAACAGCAACTCCAGCAAGGCGTTCAGCCCGTTGTGCAGCCGGTTCCTGGTCAACCTGGAATGTTCTGCGTCTACAACCCTCTGACTGGCCAACAAAGCTACATCATGGATAACAACTCCCAGGAAGAATGCCAGCAACAGTTTTATCAAGATGCCCAGTCCCACATTGGCCAGCAAGTTCCCCAGTTTCGCGCAGAGATCTCTCCTCCTGCGGACGCCACGCACTCTCCAATGCAATTCTCGCAGCCAATCTCTCCTCCCGTTGGCACGCCCTCTCCGCCCCACGAATCGTCTGTGAATGCCCTCCGCCGAGGCCACCGAAAGAACCTTTCATTTAATCCAAGTATCAAGCCGAACATTGACACTGTCAAGGCCAATGTGGGACCCGGCCCTAGGTCTGCTGCCCTGCCGCCGACACCGGCCACTGGAACCTTTGGACCCGGTCAAAGTCGTGCCGGTGAGCATCCGATGCGTCAGCCTCGCGGTCCCCCTTCGCTTGAGGACCTCGTGGCCAAGCCCACCTCCAAGCACGAAGGTAGCAAAAATTTTGCGACCCGTCAGCGACGTCGTGCTGTTCACAATCTTGTTCGCGCAGGGATTGAGCGACGTGGCGACACCCGCAGTCTTGGATACCATAGTAGCGGGGGCACCAACACCCCTGCGAGTGAAAAAGAATTTACCTTCTCAGATGGCGATGATGCTACCGTACGCAGCGGCGGAAGCCTCTCCAGCAAGCCTAGTCTAGGCAGCTTGCGAGCAGTTGCTAATGGTGCCATTGGGTccgagagaagagagagatccAGCCGGGATCGCAAGTCCCCAGACAGTCCCTTCCACAGCGCCACCCCGACTAGCGAGGACGGTGGCTACTTTTACTCCAAGTTTGTTGATACTCGCGGGGACTATGCTCCCTCACCTAGTGCTAGTGGCACCTCGTCGCCGTCAGTGGCGGATGTTGTTGCTGGCCAGGGGCCGGTAGTTCAGGCACCAGAACGACGCAAGACGCCGATGCTGGTGTTGTCCAGCGCTGAAAAACGCAAGACACCCTTCATGTAATGCCGAACATCACGTGACAGTGACGTATGACctttgatcttttttttttctttttgccaAACGGGTTGGCTGTTGTCTTTCTTTCCCTATCGAATCCTGATCAAATAGTCTTGACAGCGGCTGATCCTCTGCCATTCCTTTCCTCATCACCACTATTGCTGGCAATTCATGCCGAAGTTTATGTTTTTTGCGACGAAAGACCTTGATTGGTCTGAAATGACTCTATTCTtacttgttttctttttgcgCCTCTTCAACTCATTATCCCCTAAATTTTGCCACCTAGCTTTCATTACAGCCGAGGCTCGGCCGACCGGCTCTATATGCTTGGAACTGACACTGGAAGAGAGGCTCCTGCCATGGCAAGTTGtcgtttcttctcttctccatTTGGCTTCTGGTGTACATCTGGTTATGTACAAACAGCTCTCCCCAGTGCATTCCTTGAGTTCAGATCGCATGGTGAATACATATCTTGACAAATGTCTGATCTTCTTGACGTATCTATCTTGTTTTGGCTATGTTGATCATGGCCCGGTCTCTAGTATCTAACCAGTTCTATGGTGGACAAATTCAACAACCTGTTCGAGCTATGCAGACATGATTCTCAAGTCCTACACTAATCCTGAGGCTGTTCTACAAAGAGCCATGTGGCAAACTTGGTTACTCGGTCTGCTAAAACACTACCTAGGTAGTCTCGCTTAGAAATTCGTAGGCAGAAGAGacatcttctcttttgggttGGGTCTTCACCGGTGACTAGAACTTAAAAGAAGGCATCAAGCATCACTCAAAGGGCGccctgaaaaaaaaaagaccatcAGAGGTCACATTTGCAGCTCATGAGTTTTATCTCAAGACGGGTCATGAGGTAACGTGAATTTCGCTACATCCAATTCAAAAGACCTGTGATTCCCATGCACCATGTACCTCATACCTAGTTTGCTGGCTACAGAGTTACTAGCTGCACAACTATTTTGGTTTCTATTTGGCACTTTCTGTCGAAAAGGCAAAGTCAGAAGTGGTGGTTATAGAATTTACTACTGTGGACTCATCCCAGTCGGCCGCTATCGGTGAGGAAAGTGACAGATTGCCCCGAGGAGTAGAGTGAGATGCCTAGCAGAAAGCAAAGGATGCGGAGGTCGTACGGCGGAAGGAGGTAAAAATTGCTAGCCATTTGGGGCCTCTTCCCTCTAATGACGTATCTAGCTTTATGTCTGTCTACACGATGAATAGGGAGGTCAACGGTTGGGCTGTGCAGATGGTAGTGTAGCTGACAATTTGGTTTCTAATCTACTTGGCTGGTTACCTTACCCGCAGACAAACTTTGATATGTCGTCCATTGTGCATCTACTGATATAATCTTGCCTTTGAAGTACGCGGGATCTCGAGGCCTGCGTTGGATATCAAGAACCATGGTAGAAGAACCTTGGGGGCACAACCCCCAAGTGACAAGATTTCTATACACAGGTCAACTCATGAACGTCGACCAACATATCAtcacgaagaaagacaccAAATCCATCTTGAAACAAGGTACTTGCCACGGATGGATGATTTACTTTACTGAGGAAAGTAAATCTGATTTTCGTTTTCTCAACATGCGGAACGTCATAATGTCATTATGAGTAATCACAGAAGACATACATTTCCTCCTAGGCCACGTAGGAATCCTGAAAATAAGGCAAATTTTATCTATACCGATCCGGGGGTAGAGCAGCTGAACCTTCGTAGCACATGCGTTGCACATAGACAGTATAGTATTCATGTCAGCTCTGTAGTCCAAGCTTAAGTATTGGTCCCTGCGTCCTTCCAGGTCACACCAGTATCTTCAGTACGGCGGGTCGGGGAAGAGGGCCGTGTGACTAAGAGGGATGGAGAGGGTGGCACGCATGGTTGTGCGGTCGCATTGTTGCATGAAAGGATGAGATGGAGACGAAGCAAGACAGATTTAGTCAAGCCTCTTTAGTCTCAATCGCGTAGATATCTTGTCCAGGAAGGAAAACAAATGGGAGATCATACCGAGTATGATTTCCCTTTTTGATAACGAGCACCTCAGAAGAGACGATCCTAAGCCCATCTGAGATTCTCTCAGAGGCTTTAGGAACTACCTTGCACGGTATCCAATTGGAAGTACCGTTTGATGGCCACACCCGAGAATCAAGTTGGGCCCTGGTTGTCTCCCCCTGAACGGTGTCCAGGACTAGCACCGATCCAGAACTAGTCAACAGCCACATCTGTAAGCTTAAATCACCAAAGCTCCCCTGACGTAGGTTCTTGGGCAGCAGAATTTAAGTAATGATCATTGCCTAGATTAGCATCTCACATCTTTAGGTGGCACAATGACGAGCGAGGAGCTCATGGTTGGAATATTGGCTGATCATGGCATGAAAGGGGGGCATTTCAAGCCCACTGAGGAGTGCATGTGTGCTTGTTGAACACTCCTATGGGTAGTAGAACCCATTCCAGTACTGAGAAAAGCAGGGGGAGCAACCACTTGCCTCGAATACTTCTGCAGGCTTTTCTTCGCATTGCCCGGACAGATCACAAACCTTCGACATCCCCTCTGAGGATGGATACCGAGTCAAGCCTCGGAAGTCTTCCGGATGTCGATCCACGGTATGGATACTCATCTGCTTCTCAATGAATATCGGAGATCCCGGTTGGAAGGGAGGGAGGCCATTCATATCAATGAGATTCTTCCCGATGGTATGATGGGGTATCTTCAACCCCCGAGGATGGTTGTAAAACTATAGTATGCAGGTGGGTAAAAAGATAGGTTGAAATCTCTGTGGAGTTCTTGACTGGTCAAATCAATCAAGAAATGATGAAAATCAGGTCTCTTGCATGACAGAAATGTTTTGCCTGTCGGGTGATTTCCAATGATGTCAAAGACACACAAGGGATGACTTGGGCTGGTTCGTTGTCGCATTTTCATACGTCAATGTTGACAAAAACAGAAACAGAAGGGGAGAGATAGGACCAAACATCATTTAATCAACAGGAGCAGGTAAATTCACgccttaaaaaaaaaattagtTGCTCCactgatcttcttcaatctCGGATCGTGAAGATCACTCTTCAGCCACTGTCTCGATACCCACACACACCCCCCTTTGACCTGACGCGGCCTTCAGATTTCTTTTGACTCTGCGAACTTGTGGGACCTCATGGGCTTGTGGAACCCCTGGTCTTTTCGACAATGAGCTCGGTCCCCCTGTCTCTCTCCCCTTTGGGGGGATCCTTCGCTCGGCCAACGGTCGAGATTTGGTGAAGTTCGATGACATACGATCCAGAACGTCGGCTGTAAAGACAATCCTTCCCCTTTGAGGCTAGAGAGCCAGGTCTCGCTCAACTAATGTGATAATCTCCTGCAATGCCCGCCCAGGGGAAATGGACCGGATCTATTCGCCATGTTGGTAGTCAGTTCCATGCCTCGGGTCATCGTCCACTCTTATCCATTGAACCTTGCCAGCTGATTGACCATCGTGGCAAATTGGCAAACCCCGTGAGAGAACCTGGCATGGAGAATGGCGCCTCTACGGCTACACGGGGAAATCATGGCCCAAAAGAAATCCCCTTCCAATGCAGTCTCATTGGGCCTCTGACTCTTCTTGATATGGCCCGTGTGCTGCCCAGCAAACCGGAGAAGACTTTTTTCTGTTTTATTTTCAGTCCTGTCTTTAACTGAGAGGACCCTCGTAAATAGAGGGAACTCCTGCATCACACGCATCGTGTCCACTGTCTCTTTATATTAAATCGCCTTGCCTGATttccttcccccccccccatatCCCTTCCTCCGAGGTTGCATATATCTTTATTTTCCGATACAATATCATATGTCTTGAATTATGTACACATGACATAGTTTTCATTCCTGGTGGGACTTCCTCCGAtctcaaccccccccccccccccaccttCTCGAGAAGCTCTAGACCTGGCGTGCAGGTTCGTACCAGTTCCTCTTTGTGTTGGCGACAGTGggttcttctctcttttctaATGTTTCTGCGATGAAAGAGGTGAGCACACTATCTATTGGGTTGTCAAAGCTCACATAGTCCCAGCATCAAGAGCCCTCCCGATATTATCTCACATAGCTGACTGTTGCCGGGTGACAGTTGACCACTTGGGCACATGAACCGCATTGCCCGTGCTTTGATCTATGAGCTCGGTCACCCAGGGGGTCTGTGAGCTCTACTGAGTAACCAAGAAGTCGAGGCCAGTTTGAGAGAAAAGAATTACACGAAAATGGCAGGAGGTTTTTTTGACCTTCCGATCTCCCGCAGCGCCTCTGATGAAGGATCATCAAGTATATCACGGCCGCGTTCCTTTAAATCATCACTGCCCAGTGATAGCTTCCAAGGCCAGTCTCAGGTGCAGAGCTTCAGTGACGCTAGCGCACAGGGCAAGCATCGGAATGCAGGAATTCTCAAAAGCAAGAACCGTGTAAAGCTTACAGCCAGCGAGTCCGAGGCAAGAGACCAGCAAACTGGGTCCATGGTCGAATTCCGACTGGATCGAAGGGGCACTGAGCTGCTGCAAAAACCATTACCCACTGCCAGCATTCCAGGCTTCCAGGAAAAGGTCCCATCAAGCTCTCAACTGGCATCAAAGGTGGAAGATGATCACATTCGTGCGTCAGTAGATGTCGCCGGTTTGACGATCAGCACCAGAACTAGCGCCCCAGGAACGTCAGGAGAATATGAACTTGGTCAGGGTACGCATGACAAGGGGCGTGCCATCT
It contains:
- a CDS encoding CHCH domain-containing protein is translated as MSMDAGGLAQMSYNSSFNNGSSLGVPGSGFASRGKGSHIKRLSMPPQVATIDESQTSASVSTPRTSRSHLLAGLRTAPKSATIPSGHQQRNGMEGAQFTGYSNRGTDRVPQTATGTGFPRHNYTTSQNANSLRNNSPHNRMMYTMPEQVLAPPTLEMAGGDIPLDENMYAELMSTNLFLAAQQQRLQQQLISVTAAAQQFQGLNLGMSVPRQQQLPSLSIPGMGFYQQQLQQGVQPVVQPVPGQPGMFCVYNPLTGQQSYIMDNNSQEECQQQFYQDAQSHIGQQVPQFRAEISPPADATHSPMQFSQPISPPVGTPSPPHESSVNALRRGHRKNLSFNPSIKPNIDTVKANVGPGPRSAALPPTPATGTFGPGQSRAGEHPMRQPRGPPSLEDLVAKPTSKHEGSKNFATRQRRRAVHNLVRAGIERRGDTRSLGYHSSGGTNTPASEKEFTFSDGDDATVRSGGSLSSKPSLGSLRAVANGAIGSERRERSSRDRKSPDSPFHSATPTSEDGGYFYSKFVDTRGDYAPSPSASGTSSPSVADVVAGQGPVVQAPERRKTPMLVLSSAEKRKTPFM